One stretch of Oceanimonas pelagia DNA includes these proteins:
- the hepT gene encoding type VII toxin-antitoxin system HepT family RNase toxin gives MDLAELKLRLQKEPWSRFEQRAVERTLQVLIASCIGLAKHWAKKETGMASNEALTAFNRLAEKGVIDKSTPWRKVIGLRNALVHDYLEVDPTIVHDVILLSSSAYRLCSFGDQGAKLKEKRGRSHFLQASSYLQHRRCLLRRLKRRLQTPRNKKPGAWPGFLFIC, from the coding sequence TTGGATCTGGCTGAGCTGAAGCTGCGGCTACAAAAAGAGCCCTGGAGCCGCTTTGAGCAAAGAGCTGTGGAGCGAACGCTTCAGGTGCTTATAGCGTCCTGTATTGGTCTGGCCAAACACTGGGCAAAAAAAGAAACCGGTATGGCCAGTAACGAGGCGCTTACTGCGTTCAACCGGCTGGCTGAAAAGGGGGTGATCGACAAAAGCACGCCCTGGCGCAAGGTTATCGGGCTTCGAAATGCACTGGTGCATGACTATCTCGAAGTTGACCCGACCATTGTGCATGACGTGATTTTGTTATCATCAAGCGCTTATCGACTTTGCTCGTTTGGGGATCAAGGCGCTAAGCTGAAAGAAAAAAGAGGTCGGAGTCATTTTTTACAAGCGTCGTCATATCTGCAGCATCGGCGTTGTCTGCTCCGGCGGCTGAAGCGCCGGCTACAAACACCTCGAAACAAAAAACCCGGCGCATGGCCGGGTTTTTTGTTTATTTGCTAA
- the mntA gene encoding type VII toxin-antitoxin system MntA family adenylyltransferase antitoxin, protein MEQLANTVKLARQRSDIAALWLYGSRARGDHHAGSDYDLAVVFTHWEPDALSRRLRPKEIALDWQHKLAMPEGTISVVDLAIAPVPLGWSVLSQGKLLLDLSPSHRMQAEQRIYSMWELDYVHAHNAGEQHD, encoded by the coding sequence ATGGAGCAACTGGCAAACACTGTGAAGCTGGCGCGCCAGCGCTCTGATATTGCTGCGCTTTGGCTGTATGGCTCCCGGGCCAGAGGAGACCATCACGCCGGTAGCGACTACGATCTGGCAGTGGTATTTACCCACTGGGAGCCGGATGCTTTATCTCGCCGGCTCAGGCCGAAAGAAATAGCACTGGACTGGCAACACAAGCTTGCCATGCCGGAAGGCACCATCAGTGTGGTGGACTTGGCCATAGCTCCCGTTCCCCTTGGCTGGAGTGTGCTGAGCCAGGGCAAGCTGTTACTGGATCTGTCCCCTTCTCACCGCATGCAGGCAGAGCAGCGCATTTATTCCATGTGGGAGCTGGATTACGTTCATGCCCACAACGCCGGAGAACAACATGATTAA
- the cysN gene encoding sulfate adenylyltransferase subunit CysN, translating to MHQSSLIESNINEYLKQHESKSLLRFITCGSVDDGKSTLIGRLLFESKMLFEDQLAAMEADSKKYGTQGEDIDFALLADGLAAEREQGITIDVAYRFFSTDKRKFIVADTPGHEQYTRNMVTGASTADAAILMVDARKGILTQTRRHSYLMSLLGIRQVVVAINKMDLVNYSEDTFRKIKEDYAQFAEQLNLDNITYIPMSAFKGDNIVEPSANMPWYHGTTLMGYLETVEVDDTRMQRAPFRLPVQWVNRPNLDFRGFAGTIASGVVKPGDRIRVLPSGKESTVDRIVVHGGDLPEAVAGQSVTLTLKDEIDISRGDVISTAEAPVETADQFESTLVWMHEDPLLPGRPYLLKIGTKTVTASVTDIKYQVNVNTLEHVAAKKLDLNGIAVCNLSLDRAIAFDDYQSNKDTGGFILIDRLSNNTVAAGMLHFSLRRSQNIHMQHVDVNKEARALSKGQKPAVLWFTGLSGAGKSTIANLVEKKLHAQGNHTYLLDGDNVRHGLNKDLGFTDADRVENIRRVAEVSKLMVDAGLIVLTAFISPFRAERRLARELLEDGEFIEVHVDTPLNVAEERDVKGLYKKARRGELKNFTGIDSAYEQPENPEIRLDTTAMSADEAADAVIAVLKERGIITG from the coding sequence ATGCACCAGTCATCTCTGATAGAAAGCAATATCAACGAATACCTCAAGCAGCACGAAAGCAAGAGTCTGCTGCGCTTTATCACCTGCGGCAGCGTGGACGACGGCAAGAGTACCCTGATCGGGCGCTTGTTGTTCGAGTCCAAGATGCTGTTTGAAGATCAGCTCGCCGCCATGGAGGCCGACTCGAAAAAGTACGGCACTCAGGGTGAGGACATCGACTTTGCGCTGCTGGCGGACGGCCTGGCCGCCGAGCGCGAGCAGGGCATTACCATCGACGTGGCCTACCGCTTCTTCTCCACCGACAAGCGCAAGTTCATTGTGGCCGACACTCCCGGACACGAGCAGTACACCCGCAACATGGTGACCGGCGCCTCCACCGCCGACGCCGCCATTCTGATGGTGGATGCGCGCAAGGGCATTCTCACCCAGACCCGCCGCCACAGCTACCTGATGTCGCTGCTGGGCATTCGCCAGGTGGTGGTGGCCATCAACAAGATGGATCTGGTGAACTACTCGGAAGACACCTTCCGCAAGATCAAGGAAGACTACGCGCAATTTGCCGAGCAACTCAACCTCGACAACATCACCTATATTCCCATGTCGGCGTTCAAGGGCGACAACATCGTTGAGCCCAGCGCCAACATGCCCTGGTATCACGGCACCACCCTGATGGGCTACCTGGAAACCGTGGAAGTGGACGACACCCGCATGCAGCGCGCGCCCTTCCGCCTGCCGGTGCAGTGGGTCAACCGCCCCAACCTGGACTTCCGCGGCTTTGCCGGCACCATCGCCAGCGGCGTGGTCAAACCCGGCGATCGCATTCGCGTGCTGCCGTCGGGCAAGGAAAGCACCGTGGATCGCATTGTGGTGCACGGCGGCGATCTGCCCGAGGCGGTAGCCGGTCAGTCGGTGACCCTGACCCTGAAAGATGAAATCGACATCTCCCGGGGGGATGTGATCTCCACCGCCGAGGCGCCGGTGGAAACCGCCGATCAGTTCGAGTCCACCCTGGTGTGGATGCACGAAGATCCACTGCTGCCGGGCCGCCCCTACCTGCTGAAGATCGGCACCAAGACGGTGACCGCCTCGGTGACCGACATCAAGTATCAGGTGAACGTCAACACCCTGGAGCACGTGGCCGCCAAGAAGCTGGATCTGAACGGCATTGCGGTGTGTAACCTCAGCCTGGACCGGGCCATTGCCTTTGACGACTACCAGAGCAACAAGGACACCGGCGGCTTTATTCTGATCGACCGGCTGTCCAACAACACGGTGGCCGCCGGCATGCTGCACTTCTCCCTGCGCCGCAGCCAGAACATTCACATGCAGCACGTGGACGTGAACAAGGAAGCGCGGGCGCTCTCCAAGGGCCAGAAACCGGCGGTGCTGTGGTTTACCGGCCTGTCCGGTGCCGGCAAGTCCACCATCGCCAACCTGGTGGAGAAAAAGCTGCACGCGCAGGGCAACCACACCTACCTGCTGGACGGTGACAACGTGCGCCACGGCCTGAACAAGGATCTGGGCTTTACCGACGCCGACCGGGTGGAGAACATTCGCCGGGTGGCGGAAGTGTCGAAGCTGATGGTGGATGCGGGCCTGATCGTGCTCACCGCCTTTATCTCGCCGTTCCGCGCCGAGCGCCGCCTGGCCCGGGAGCTGCTGGAAGACGGTGAATTCATCGAAGTGCACGTGGACACCCCGCTCAACGTGGCGGAAGAGCGCGACGTGAAGGGACTGTACAAGAAGGCCCGCCGCGGTGAGCTGAAGAACTTCACCGGCATCGACTCCGCCTACGAGCAGCCGGAGAACCCGGAAATCCGTCTCGACACCACGGCCATGAGTGCCGACGAAGCGGCGGATGCGGTGATTGCCGTGCTGAAAGAACGGGGAATTATTACAGGATAA
- a CDS encoding SLC13 family permease — protein MTAWWVLTSVGVLLGLLVQGRFSPAVLFGGWATGYLVLGVVSEQQWLSSFTNPALITLLVLMLVSLALERSPLLERFSGALLKGNESLASLRLMGVTAGLSAFLNNTAVVGSLLGVISRQRHIPASRLLIPLSFASVLGGVTTLIGTSTNLVVNSFVVNAGLPALGMFEFAAVGVPVALLCLMVLMFSARLLPQNGMKDEESAQPYFLEARVQPGAALVGRSIEQNRLRSLDGLFLLEIVRNDRLISPVAPDEILEANDVLVFTGEVKKVQALQPFSGLELFGNGVDRLLASNLVEVVVSNESELAKRTLQEVDFRTMFNAGVVGIRRGNKRLTGQLGKIPLRVGDSLLLAVGADFTQHRNLDRNFHLLGKMQRPKLSNRQSVLAFAGFGAVIAMAALNLLPLLNGLLLLLAGLLLSRMLTLSELRRRFPFELVVIIGSALTVAKAMDSSGAAQLVADGMRALFNGHGVFGAFAGVYLMTLLLTETVTNNAAAALAFPIGLSTAQAFGVDPMPFIMAVAFGASACFMVPFGYQTHLMVYSPGRYRMVDYIKTGLPVSLAYSAGVIALVPVVFPF, from the coding sequence ATGACCGCCTGGTGGGTGTTAACGTCGGTGGGCGTGTTGCTGGGGCTGCTGGTGCAGGGGCGTTTTTCTCCGGCCGTGCTGTTTGGTGGCTGGGCCACCGGTTATCTGGTGCTGGGGGTGGTCAGCGAGCAGCAATGGCTGAGCAGTTTTACCAATCCGGCGCTGATCACCCTGCTGGTATTAATGCTGGTGTCGCTGGCACTGGAGCGCTCCCCCTTGCTGGAGCGGTTTTCCGGCGCTCTGCTAAAGGGCAATGAAAGCCTGGCCAGCCTGCGGCTGATGGGAGTAACGGCCGGTCTTTCCGCCTTTCTTAACAACACCGCCGTGGTGGGATCACTGCTGGGGGTGATTTCGCGTCAGCGCCATATTCCGGCGTCGCGCCTGCTCATTCCGCTTTCTTTCGCCTCCGTGCTGGGGGGCGTGACTACCCTGATAGGCACTTCTACCAACCTGGTGGTCAACTCCTTTGTGGTGAACGCTGGCCTGCCGGCGCTGGGCATGTTTGAGTTTGCCGCCGTGGGTGTGCCGGTTGCCTTGTTGTGCCTGATGGTGCTGATGTTCAGTGCCCGGCTGTTGCCGCAAAATGGCATGAAAGACGAGGAAAGTGCCCAGCCCTATTTTCTGGAAGCCAGGGTGCAGCCCGGGGCGGCGCTGGTTGGCCGCAGCATAGAGCAAAACCGGCTGCGCAGCCTGGATGGGTTGTTCTTGCTGGAAATTGTGCGCAACGACCGGCTCATCAGCCCGGTGGCTCCCGATGAAATACTGGAAGCCAACGACGTACTGGTGTTTACCGGAGAGGTGAAAAAGGTGCAGGCATTGCAGCCCTTCAGCGGGCTGGAGCTGTTTGGCAATGGCGTGGATCGGTTGCTGGCCTCCAACCTGGTGGAAGTGGTGGTGTCCAACGAGTCGGAGCTGGCCAAGCGCACCCTGCAGGAAGTGGACTTTCGCACCATGTTCAACGCCGGTGTGGTGGGCATCAGGCGGGGCAACAAACGACTGACCGGCCAGCTGGGTAAAATTCCGCTCAGGGTGGGCGACAGCCTGCTGCTGGCGGTAGGCGCCGACTTTACCCAGCACCGCAACCTGGATCGCAACTTTCATCTGCTGGGCAAAATGCAGCGGCCCAAACTCAGCAATCGCCAGAGCGTGCTGGCCTTTGCCGGCTTTGGCGCTGTTATTGCCATGGCGGCCCTGAACCTGCTGCCGCTGCTTAATGGCCTGCTGCTGTTGCTGGCCGGCCTGTTGCTAAGCCGCATGTTAACGCTTTCCGAACTGCGCCGGCGCTTTCCCTTTGAGCTGGTGGTGATTATCGGCTCGGCGCTGACCGTGGCCAAGGCCATGGACAGCTCGGGAGCGGCACAACTGGTAGCCGACGGCATGCGGGCGCTATTTAACGGGCACGGCGTGTTCGGCGCCTTTGCAGGAGTGTATTTAATGACCCTGCTGCTGACCGAAACCGTGACCAATAACGCCGCCGCCGCCCTGGCGTTCCCCATCGGGCTGAGCACAGCGCAGGCCTTTGGCGTTGACCCCATGCCCTTTATCATGGCGGTGGCCTTTGGCGCCAGCGCCTGTTTCATGGTGCCTTTCGGCTACCAGACCCACCTGATGGTGTATTCCCCCGGGCGTTACCGCATGGTGGATTACATCAAAACCGGCCTGCCCGTCAGCCTGGCTTACTCCGCCGGGGTCATTGCACTGGTGCCGGTGGTGTTTCCGTTTTGA
- a CDS encoding four helix bundle protein, protein MNFEKLQVWKKSARLSADLYKALRELRDFGFRDQITRSGLSIPSNIAEGMSRFSNKDKRHFLVIARGSCAELRTQVYIGIEIGYINEQQGRHWLQETRDISAMLHGLITTLNDEQNAAS, encoded by the coding sequence ATGAATTTTGAGAAATTGCAGGTGTGGAAGAAGTCGGCGAGGTTATCGGCTGACTTGTATAAGGCGCTGAGAGAACTACGGGATTTTGGTTTTCGCGATCAAATTACCCGTTCGGGCCTGTCCATACCCAGCAATATTGCCGAAGGCATGTCACGCTTCTCCAACAAGGACAAACGCCACTTTTTGGTGATCGCCAGGGGCTCATGTGCCGAGCTGCGCACTCAGGTCTATATCGGCATCGAAATTGGCTATATCAACGAGCAACAGGGTCGGCATTGGTTGCAGGAAACCCGTGATATTTCAGCCATGCTGCACGGGCTTATTACCACCCTGAATGACGAACAAAACGCCGCAAGCTGA
- the rfbC gene encoding dTDP-4-dehydrorhamnose 3,5-epimerase, translating to MHMINTSIPDLYIIEPTVFGDERGFFFESFNQQRFEQAIGRSVPFVQDNHSRSARGVLRGLHYQVAQQQGKLVRCTLGEVFDVAVDLRPGSNTFGQWEGIVLSAENKRQVWIPEGFAHGFVVLSEVAEFLYKTTDYYAPKHERAIRWDDPTLAIDWPLPCPPLLSEKDKHAPLFADAELPQNGNTTGTSAMTPAE from the coding sequence ATGCATATGATTAATACCTCAATTCCCGACCTTTATATTATTGAGCCCACCGTGTTTGGCGACGAGCGAGGCTTTTTTTTTGAAAGCTTTAACCAACAGCGGTTTGAGCAAGCCATTGGCCGCAGTGTGCCGTTTGTGCAGGATAACCACTCCCGTTCTGCCCGGGGCGTACTGCGTGGCCTGCATTATCAGGTGGCCCAGCAACAGGGCAAACTGGTGCGCTGCACCCTGGGAGAGGTATTTGATGTGGCGGTTGACCTGCGCCCGGGCTCGAATACCTTCGGACAATGGGAGGGCATAGTGCTCTCGGCGGAAAACAAACGGCAGGTGTGGATTCCGGAAGGCTTTGCCCATGGCTTTGTGGTGTTATCAGAAGTGGCTGAATTTTTGTACAAGACCACCGATTATTACGCCCCCAAGCATGAGCGTGCCATTCGCTGGGACGATCCCACCCTGGCCATAGACTGGCCCTTGCCCTGCCCGCCCCTGCTTTCGGAAAAAGACAAACATGCGCCGCTGTTTGCTGATGCGGAACTGCCTCAAAACGGAAACACCACCGGCACCAGTGCAATGACCCCGGCGGAGTAA
- the cysQ gene encoding 3'(2'),5'-bisphosphate nucleotidase CysQ gives MSITQELLNQVDALARKAGAAIMEIYGRDFTVEQKEDKSPLTEADAAAHNIIVNGLAELSLKAPVLSEEDTAGFAGADEHGRYWLVDPLDGTKEFIKRNGEFTVNIALVENGRPVLGVVYAPALNVGYTAAEGLGAFKAEGNAAPVAIRVTEHKADQPWRVVGSRSHAGDSLLQLLEKLGEHELVAMGSSLKLCLVAEGAADVYPRLGPTSLWDTGAAQCVVEQAGGQVLQLNGEPLSYANTREVLNPYFLVLGENDVNWPALFA, from the coding sequence ATGTCAATTACTCAGGAATTGCTTAATCAGGTGGATGCATTGGCCCGCAAGGCCGGTGCCGCCATTATGGAAATTTATGGCCGCGACTTTACCGTTGAGCAAAAGGAAGACAAGTCACCGCTTACCGAAGCAGACGCCGCCGCCCACAACATTATTGTGAACGGTCTGGCCGAGCTTTCTCTGAAGGCACCGGTGCTGTCGGAAGAAGACACCGCCGGCTTTGCCGGGGCCGATGAACATGGCCGCTACTGGCTGGTGGATCCACTGGATGGCACCAAGGAGTTCATCAAGCGCAACGGCGAATTTACCGTCAATATTGCTCTGGTGGAAAACGGCAGGCCCGTGCTGGGTGTGGTCTATGCACCGGCGCTGAATGTGGGTTATACCGCCGCCGAAGGCCTGGGGGCCTTTAAAGCCGAGGGCAATGCCGCGCCGGTGGCAATTCGTGTGACTGAACATAAAGCTGATCAGCCCTGGCGCGTGGTGGGCAGCCGCTCTCACGCCGGAGACTCCTTGCTGCAGTTGCTGGAAAAACTGGGTGAGCACGAGCTGGTGGCCATGGGCAGCTCGCTCAAGCTGTGCCTGGTGGCCGAAGGCGCCGCCGATGTGTATCCGCGTCTTGGCCCTACCTCGCTGTGGGACACCGGCGCTGCCCAGTGTGTGGTTGAGCAGGCCGGCGGCCAGGTACTGCAACTAAACGGCGAACCCCTGAGCTACGCAAACACCAGGGAAGTGCTCAACCCCTACTTTCTGGTGCTGGGCGAGAATGACGTGAACTGGCCGGCACTGTTTGCCTAA
- a CDS encoding capsular polysaccharide biosynthesis protein, with protein sequence MLLTTSFGIWRQRRVLNVLLAPHSLGLMPDNSPAAVVGWGMKPNTERARRLAERRALPFWQLEDGFIGYIGHPAGGGHRLSLIVDKVGVYYDATRPSALEHMLQSLDWWNDDWQQRAGALRQALVEHGITKYNCYAGNTLPAAVATRLDNARPRVLVIDQTRGDQSVRLGLASEQSFANMLTAAKAENPGAQIIVRTHPDVLLGKKLGYLNDVGDDVLLLADSVNPFALMAQVDKVYTVTSQLGFEALLAGKPVVCFGAPFYAGWGVTDDRIAVPRRGEPRTVPQLLAAAYLRYCRYLDPITGERCELEDVLDLILAQRSPVPPVDELYAVGFSLWRRRFAPRFLSRYARKVTFVNRIPDAMDSRFRGNDNKAVLVWGRRFESQLANCPLPVWRMEDGFLRSVGLGSDLRRPGSLVIDPVGIYYDPRTPSAIEHYLGHHDFSSLELSLGEQLLTHFREQALTKYNVGTRSRLDWRKQANGRPVLLVPGQVDDDASVQLGSPFVAGNAALLQAVRAAHPNAFIIFKPHPDVVSGNRKGQVPEKVLKTCVDLVETDAGIVDCLDACDTVHVLTSLTGLEALIRGKPVTVWSQPFYAGWGLTTDVHPVARRGRALPLPALVYATYAWYPTYVDYQTGLCSTPQRFARQLAREREQFKEPDNRVLRLVHRRLRKARFLWEALAPLGSFKR encoded by the coding sequence ATGCTTCTAACCACCTCTTTCGGCATCTGGCGCCAGCGCCGGGTGCTTAACGTTCTGCTGGCGCCCCACTCCCTTGGGCTGATGCCTGACAACAGCCCCGCCGCGGTGGTGGGCTGGGGCATGAAGCCCAACACCGAACGCGCCCGCCGGCTGGCAGAGCGGCGCGCCCTGCCCTTCTGGCAGCTGGAAGACGGCTTTATCGGCTATATCGGCCACCCGGCCGGTGGCGGCCACCGGCTGTCGCTGATTGTTGATAAGGTTGGCGTGTATTACGACGCCACCCGCCCAAGCGCCCTTGAGCACATGCTGCAGAGCCTCGACTGGTGGAATGACGACTGGCAACAGCGGGCCGGGGCGCTGCGCCAGGCTCTGGTTGAGCATGGCATTACCAAATACAACTGCTATGCCGGCAACACATTGCCGGCGGCAGTGGCGACCAGGCTGGATAATGCTCGCCCCAGGGTGCTGGTGATTGACCAGACCAGAGGGGATCAGTCGGTGCGGCTGGGGCTGGCCAGCGAGCAGTCATTTGCCAATATGCTGACCGCCGCCAAGGCCGAAAATCCGGGTGCCCAGATTATTGTGCGTACCCACCCGGATGTGCTGCTGGGCAAAAAGCTGGGCTATTTAAACGATGTGGGTGACGATGTGCTGTTGCTGGCCGACAGTGTGAATCCCTTTGCACTGATGGCGCAGGTAGACAAGGTGTATACCGTTACCTCTCAGCTGGGCTTTGAAGCGCTGCTGGCCGGCAAGCCGGTGGTGTGCTTTGGCGCCCCCTTTTATGCCGGCTGGGGCGTGACCGACGACCGCATTGCAGTGCCGCGCCGGGGCGAGCCGCGCACCGTGCCGCAGCTGCTGGCGGCGGCCTATCTGCGTTATTGCCGTTATCTGGATCCGATCACCGGTGAGCGTTGTGAGCTGGAAGATGTGCTGGATTTGATTTTGGCGCAGCGTTCACCGGTGCCGCCGGTGGATGAGTTGTATGCAGTAGGGTTTTCGCTGTGGCGACGGCGCTTCGCGCCCCGTTTTTTAAGCCGTTACGCCAGGAAAGTGACCTTTGTTAACCGTATTCCCGACGCCATGGATTCCCGCTTTCGCGGGAATGACAATAAAGCCGTGCTGGTATGGGGCCGCCGGTTTGAATCGCAGCTGGCGAATTGCCCGCTGCCGGTATGGCGCATGGAAGACGGCTTTTTGCGCTCGGTGGGGCTGGGCTCGGATCTGCGTCGGCCGGGCTCACTGGTAATAGACCCTGTTGGCATCTATTACGATCCGCGCACACCCAGCGCCATTGAACATTATCTGGGTCACCACGACTTCTCTTCCCTTGAGCTGAGCCTGGGCGAGCAGTTGTTAACCCATTTTCGCGAGCAGGCGCTCACCAAATACAATGTGGGCACGCGCAGCCGGCTTGACTGGCGGAAACAGGCCAATGGCCGACCGGTGCTGCTGGTGCCCGGCCAGGTGGACGACGATGCCTCGGTGCAGCTGGGCAGCCCGTTCGTGGCCGGCAATGCCGCCCTGCTGCAGGCGGTGCGGGCCGCTCATCCGAATGCCTTTATCATATTCAAACCGCACCCGGATGTGGTGAGCGGCAACCGCAAGGGGCAGGTGCCGGAAAAGGTACTGAAGACTTGTGTGGATCTGGTGGAAACGGACGCCGGCATTGTGGACTGTCTGGACGCCTGCGATACGGTGCATGTGCTTACCTCCCTTACCGGGCTGGAGGCGCTGATCCGGGGCAAGCCGGTCACGGTGTGGAGCCAGCCGTTTTATGCCGGCTGGGGACTGACTACCGATGTGCACCCTGTAGCGCGCCGGGGCCGCGCCCTGCCCCTGCCGGCGCTGGTGTATGCCACCTATGCCTGGTATCCCACCTATGTGGATTATCAAACCGGCCTGTGCAGCACGCCGCAACGCTTCGCGCGCCAGCTGGCCCGGGAGCGGGAGCAGTTCAAAGAGCCGGACAACCGGGTGCTGCGGCTGGTGCACCGCCGGCTGCGCAAGGCGCGGTTTTTGTGGGAAGCATTGGCCCCTTTGGGGAGCTTTAAGCGGTAA
- the cysD gene encoding sulfate adenylyltransferase subunit CysD, with product MERWQLQAEPEQHVFSRSAHPAAQQWLKHALPLIEQRARYSGGRVLWGGLKTTGTHSLLYAHTPRGRQLWLAVPYPATAEHFIAFSERLLFEEQPLCLVLAGCDISRVTNIQRWLNEHTNIGVFHPAPYSSSPAVTTVPREPDRHPLPSAISAQATLVTKRNSMNLTHLQRLEAESIHIMREVVAEADNPVMLYSIGKDSAVMLHLAMKAFYPSVPPFPLLHVDTRWKFREMYEFRDRMAKELGMELLVHINPEAIEKDINPFTHGSAIHTDITKTEGLKQALDKYGFDAAFGGARRDEEKSRAKERIFSFRTAQHRWDPKNQRPELWKLYNARKHKGESIRVFPLSNWTELDIWQYIHLENIPIVPLYYAAQRPVVERDGTLIMVDDERMPLKEGEVPMMKSVRFRTLGCYPLTGAVESEADTLPAIIQEMLLTKTSERQGRMIDHDSAASMEKKKQEGYF from the coding sequence ATGGAGCGCTGGCAGCTGCAGGCCGAGCCTGAGCAGCATGTCTTTTCACGCTCGGCTCACCCTGCCGCTCAGCAATGGCTCAAGCATGCCCTTCCCCTTATTGAACAGCGGGCCAGATACAGCGGTGGCCGGGTGCTGTGGGGCGGCCTTAAAACAACAGGCACGCATTCACTGCTCTATGCACACACGCCCAGAGGGCGACAGCTTTGGCTTGCGGTGCCCTACCCGGCCACGGCAGAGCATTTTATTGCGTTTTCTGAGCGCCTTCTTTTTGAAGAGCAGCCGCTTTGCCTGGTGCTTGCCGGCTGCGATATATCGCGCGTAACCAACATTCAGCGCTGGCTGAACGAACACACAAACATCGGTGTTTTTCACCCTGCCCCATATTCATCTTCGCCGGCTGTTACCACAGTGCCACGGGAGCCTGATCGGCACCCGCTACCTTCTGCCATTTCAGCCCAGGCAACCTTAGTAACCAAGAGGAACTCCATGAATCTGACCCACCTGCAACGGCTGGAAGCCGAAAGTATCCACATCATGCGGGAAGTGGTGGCCGAGGCCGACAACCCCGTCATGCTCTACTCCATCGGCAAGGACAGCGCCGTGATGCTGCACCTGGCCATGAAGGCATTCTACCCCTCGGTGCCGCCCTTTCCGTTGCTGCACGTGGACACCCGCTGGAAGTTCCGCGAAATGTACGAGTTCCGCGATCGTATGGCCAAGGAGCTGGGCATGGAGCTGCTGGTGCACATCAACCCGGAAGCCATCGAGAAGGACATCAACCCCTTCACTCACGGCTCCGCCATTCATACCGACATCACCAAGACCGAAGGGCTCAAGCAGGCACTGGACAAGTACGGTTTCGACGCCGCCTTTGGGGGCGCCCGCCGCGATGAGGAAAAGTCCCGGGCCAAGGAGCGCATTTTCTCCTTCCGTACCGCCCAGCACCGCTGGGATCCGAAAAACCAGCGCCCCGAGCTGTGGAAGCTGTACAACGCCCGCAAGCACAAGGGCGAGTCCATTCGCGTGTTCCCGCTGTCCAACTGGACCGAGCTCGACATCTGGCAGTACATTCACCTGGAGAATATTCCCATCGTGCCGCTGTATTACGCCGCCCAGCGCCCGGTGGTGGAGCGCGACGGCACCCTGATCATGGTGGACGACGAGCGCATGCCGCTGAAAGAGGGCGAAGTGCCGATGATGAAGAGCGTGCGTTTCCGTACCCTCGGCTGCTACCCGCTCACCGGCGCGGTGGAGTCCGAGGCCGACACCCTGCCCGCCATTATTCAGGAAATGCTGCTGACCAAGACCTCGGAGCGCCAGGGCCGCATGATCGACCACGACTCCGCTGCATCCATGGAAAAGAAAAAACAGGAAGGTTATTTCTGA